Within the Rhodomicrobium lacus genome, the region GTGACGCAATATCTCGAACGTCGCTACGACCTGAACAGTCTGGGCACGGTGACGCCGAGCCCGGAACGCTCCCCCGGCGCGGGCAGTGTCGCCGCCCTGCGCGACGCCATCCGCGAAAAAGGCGCGGTGTGCATTTTTGCCGAACCCCAGTTTTCGCCGAGGCTGATCGACATGCTCGTGGAGGGCACAAACGCGAAGCGCGGCGTTCTCGACGAAATCGGCGTCAGGATCGAAGCGGGGCCGGACCAATATTTCGAGCTGATGCGCGCCAACGCGCACAGTATCGCCGATTGCCTGAGGCACTGAACGCACGCCAGCAAGCACGGGGCCGAAGCGCCCCAAATCATTTCGCAAATGCGTCGATCCGATAACGATTTCGGCGCAGGGCTGATCTACGCCTTCGACGACTTCACGTTCACACCCCATGCGAACGCCACGCGCGTCAGCGAAACATCGCCGTAGCGCTCGGGGGTGGCCGCCACGATGGAGCCACCGAGCCCGCCGTAGAAGGCACAGGCCGTCTCGTTGTCCTTCAGCGCCCACACGACGAGGCGCTTCAAACCCTGCTGCTTGAGTGCGTCCTTCACGGTGGCGAAAAGGCGCGTGCCGAGGCCGATGCCTTGAAAGGAGGGGGTTACGTAAAGCTCGAAGATCTCGCCTGCCTCCCAAGGCCAGGTGCCGCGCGCCGAACCCCATGTGGCGTAACCTTGCGGCACGCCATCGAACGTAAGGAGCGTCACGTTCGCGCCGCGTTGGATCTGCTGTTGCCACCAGAGCGGGCCACGCCGCGCAATCTGACGTTCGAGGTGGAGATGCGGGATGATGCCTTGATAGGTCGAGCGCCAGGCAGCGTCGTGGATGGCAGCCACAGCGTTGGCGTCTTTCGGCGAAGCCGGCCTGAAACTGATGAAGTTCGCGCCCATCCCAATACTCTACATCCAACTTTTTCGGTTGGCGAGATCGTTCGCGTGCAACCTAACGCGCTGGTTTCATAAAAACGTCATCGGAGTCTTCGTCGCCTTTACGCAGCAGGCGGGACAGGATTTGCGCAACGAGCTTGCCGTCTTCCTCGCCAAGACATCCCATGACGAGCCGGTCCGCGCGGCGCGCGATCGGCTTGATCGAGTCGAGCAGCTCCCGCCCCTCGGCCGACAGACTTACGGCATAGGTGCGCCCGTCTCGCATGGTGCGCTCGCGCTCGATGATCCCGCGCTTCAGAAGTCGCTGCACCACATCGGCCAGAGTCGAGCGGTCGATGCCGGTCAGGCGGACAAGATCGGTCTGGCTCAGGCCTTCATGCCTCGCCACGGTTGTCACGACCGCGTATTGTCGGGCGGTCAGATCGAAATCGCGCGTCTCCTGCGCAAAGATCTCGGAAGCCCTCTGGCTCGCGCGGTGGAGGAGATGAATGAT harbors:
- a CDS encoding GNAT family N-acetyltransferase, translating into MGANFISFRPASPKDANAVAAIHDAAWRSTYQGIIPHLHLERQIARRGPLWWQQQIQRGANVTLLTFDGVPQGYATWGSARGTWPWEAGEIFELYVTPSFQGIGLGTRLFATVKDALKQQGLKRLVVWALKDNETACAFYGGLGGSIVAATPERYGDVSLTRVAFAWGVNVKSSKA
- a CDS encoding MarR family winged helix-turn-helix transcriptional regulator yields the protein MTMLDTKSGTGQTGRRRKKTSASRAPAIDSSIIHLLHRASQRASEIFAQETRDFDLTARQYAVVTTVARHEGLSQTDLVRLTGIDRSTLADVVQRLLKRGIIERERTMRDGRTYAVSLSAEGRELLDSIKPIARRADRLVMGCLGEEDGKLVAQILSRLLRKGDEDSDDVFMKPAR